In Mycobacterium sp. 050128, one genomic interval encodes:
- a CDS encoding sigma-70 family RNA polymerase sigma factor → MTGLPQLSSDLDELLRQVARGDTQAFAAVYDLTKSRVFGLVIRVLRDAGYSEETTQEIYLEVWRSASDYDPARGSALSWLLTMAHRRAIDRVRAEQAGSRRESRYGAANVDTDHDVVADSAIAGDERRRVADCLGGLTDAQRQCIELAYYGGLTYPEVAQRLAANLSTIKSRIRDGLRGLRNCLDVA, encoded by the coding sequence ATGACCGGACTGCCGCAGCTGAGCAGCGACTTGGATGAGTTGCTGCGTCAAGTTGCGCGCGGCGATACCCAGGCTTTCGCCGCCGTCTACGACCTGACCAAGAGCCGGGTGTTCGGGCTGGTGATCCGGGTGCTGCGCGACGCCGGTTACAGCGAGGAAACCACCCAGGAGATCTATCTCGAGGTGTGGCGTTCGGCGTCGGACTACGACCCGGCCCGCGGCTCCGCCCTGTCCTGGTTGCTGACCATGGCGCACCGGCGGGCGATCGACCGGGTGCGCGCCGAGCAGGCCGGCAGTCGCCGTGAGTCGCGCTACGGCGCGGCCAACGTCGACACCGACCACGACGTGGTCGCCGACTCGGCGATCGCCGGCGACGAGCGCCGCCGGGTGGCCGACTGCCTGGGCGGGCTGACCGATGCGCAGCGGCAGTGCATCGAGCTGGCGTACTACGGCGGGCTGACGTACCCGGAGGTGGCCCAACGGCTGGCGGCCAATTTGTCGACGATCAAATCCCGCATCCGCGACGGGCTGCGCGGGCTGCGTAACTGCCTGGACGTAGCATGA
- a CDS encoding mycothiol transferase yields the protein MSDADAAARELLRDAFTRLIEHVDELTDGLTDELSNYRPSPDANSIAWLIWHSARVQDIQLAHVAGVEEVWTRDGWVDRFALDLPRRDTGYGHGAAEVAKVRAPADLLSGYYHAVHKLSCEYIAGVTADELARVVDSNWDPPVTASARLVSIIDDCAQHLGQAAYVRGIAP from the coding sequence ATGTCAGATGCCGACGCCGCCGCCCGCGAGTTACTCCGCGACGCGTTCACCCGGTTGATCGAACACGTCGACGAGCTCACCGATGGACTGACCGACGAATTGTCCAACTACCGACCCAGCCCGGACGCCAACTCCATCGCCTGGCTGATCTGGCACAGCGCCCGGGTGCAGGACATCCAGCTGGCCCACGTCGCCGGTGTCGAGGAGGTCTGGACCCGCGACGGCTGGGTGGACCGCTTCGCGCTGGATCTGCCGCGCCGCGACACCGGCTACGGCCACGGCGCCGCGGAGGTGGCGAAGGTCCGTGCGCCTGCCGATTTGCTGTCCGGCTACTACCACGCGGTGCACAAGCTCTCGTGCGAGTACATCGCCGGCGTCACCGCCGACGAGCTGGCCCGGGTCGTCGACAGCAACTGGGATCCGCCGGTGACGGCCAGCGCCCGGTTGGTGAGCATCATCGACGACTGCGCCCAGCACCTCGGGCAAGCCGCGTACGTGCGGGGCATCGCGCCGTAG
- a CDS encoding anti-sigma factor, whose protein sequence is MTEPTDFELLELATPYALHAVSDAERADIDLHLAAAPASIASAFAEEVRAVRETMAVVSASTIAEPPAHLRSAVLALATPSLVKRQNRWRTTALISVAAAIVAGLTAFGLQTLLRPTPTQSVAEQVMAAPDVRTVSRPLANGTATVVFSRDRGAGVLVMNNVPPPTPGTVYQMWLIDSKGPTSAGTMGTAAVSPSTTATLTNLGKSTALAFTVEPGAGSPQPTSPILATLPLS, encoded by the coding sequence ATGACCGAGCCCACCGATTTCGAGCTGCTCGAGCTGGCCACGCCGTACGCCCTGCACGCGGTGTCCGACGCGGAGCGCGCCGACATCGACTTGCACCTCGCGGCCGCACCGGCGTCGATCGCGTCGGCCTTCGCCGAGGAAGTCCGCGCCGTGCGCGAGACGATGGCCGTCGTCTCGGCTTCGACCATCGCCGAACCGCCCGCGCATCTGCGGTCCGCCGTGCTCGCCCTGGCCACACCAAGTCTTGTGAAGCGCCAAAACCGTTGGCGCACCACCGCATTGATATCGGTCGCGGCGGCGATCGTGGCGGGCCTGACGGCATTCGGCCTGCAGACGCTGTTGCGCCCGACGCCGACGCAGTCGGTGGCCGAGCAGGTGATGGCGGCCCCGGACGTCCGGACCGTTTCGCGCCCGCTGGCCAACGGGACGGCCACGGTGGTCTTCTCCCGCGATCGCGGCGCCGGGGTGCTGGTGATGAACAACGTGCCGCCGCCCACTCCGGGCACCGTCTACCAGATGTGGTTGATCGACTCCAAGGGCCCGACCTCGGCGGGGACGATGGGCACCGCGGCCGTCTCGCCCTCGACGACGGCGACGCTGACCAACCTCGGAAAGTCGACGGCCCTGGCCTTCACCGTCGAACCCGGCGCGGGCTCACCCCAGCCGACCAGCCCGATATTGGCGACCTTGCCGCTGAGCTAA